One segment of Rubripirellula amarantea DNA contains the following:
- a CDS encoding serine hydroxymethyltransferase, translating to MNPLQQQDPEIWDAIQAEAVRQQDGLEMIASENYTSLPIMQAVGSVLTNKYAEGYPGKRYYGGCEHVDVVETLAIERAKKLFGAEAANVQPHAGSQANTAVYLSCLEVGDSVLGLDLAQGGHLTHGMKLNISGRLYNFHSYGVDPKNHRLDFDQIVSLAREHKPKLIVAGASAYPREIPHDRFAEIAEEVGAKLMVDMAHYAGLVAAGIHNSPVPYADYVTTTTHKTLRGPRSGLILCKEEHLKLVNRNVFPGTQGGPLMHVVAGKAICFAEAMTAEYKVYGQSVVDNAKTLAETLMAGGLRLVSGGTDNHLMLVDVTAVGLGGKKAEEVLDACGITVNMNMIPFDERRPADPSGIRIGTPALTTRGMGTEEMKRVGNWIVKALSSPDDGALHETIREEIRVMCDAFPVPAGRVATAQPVA from the coding sequence ATGAACCCACTTCAACAGCAAGATCCGGAAATTTGGGACGCGATCCAAGCCGAAGCCGTTCGCCAGCAGGACGGGCTTGAAATGATCGCCAGCGAAAACTACACCAGCCTGCCCATTATGCAGGCTGTTGGCAGCGTGCTGACCAACAAGTACGCCGAAGGCTATCCGGGGAAACGGTACTACGGTGGTTGCGAGCATGTCGATGTGGTCGAAACGCTCGCGATCGAACGAGCGAAGAAGCTGTTCGGTGCCGAAGCCGCCAACGTGCAACCGCACGCCGGATCCCAGGCCAACACGGCTGTCTACTTGAGCTGCCTCGAAGTGGGCGACAGCGTCCTGGGGCTCGACTTGGCTCAAGGTGGTCACCTAACCCACGGCATGAAGCTGAACATTAGCGGAAGGCTTTACAATTTCCACAGCTACGGTGTTGACCCCAAGAATCATCGCTTGGACTTCGATCAGATTGTCTCTCTGGCTCGCGAACACAAGCCTAAATTGATCGTCGCTGGTGCCAGTGCCTATCCTCGCGAAATTCCTCACGATCGTTTTGCCGAAATCGCTGAAGAAGTCGGCGCGAAGTTGATGGTCGACATGGCTCACTACGCTGGATTGGTGGCCGCGGGAATTCATAATAGTCCTGTTCCCTATGCTGACTACGTCACCACGACCACTCACAAGACTTTGCGAGGGCCTCGCAGCGGATTGATCTTGTGCAAGGAAGAGCACTTGAAGCTTGTCAATCGAAACGTTTTTCCTGGAACCCAGGGTGGGCCACTGATGCACGTGGTTGCGGGTAAGGCAATCTGTTTTGCCGAAGCGATGACGGCTGAGTACAAGGTCTACGGACAATCGGTGGTCGATAACGCCAAGACGCTTGCCGAAACGTTGATGGCGGGCGGTCTGCGTTTGGTCAGCGGCGGTACTGACAATCACCTCATGCTTGTTGATGTCACGGCCGTTGGGCTTGGTGGTAAGAAGGCCGAGGAGGTTCTCGACGCTTGCGGTATCACCGTCAACATGAACATGATCCCGTTTGACGAGCGACGTCCTGCTGATCCGTCGGGGATCCGAATCGGGACTCCTGCTTTGACAACTCGCGGAATGGGAACCGAAGAGATGAAGCGAGTGGGCAATTGGATCGTCAAGGCGTTGAGTTCGCCTGATGATGGGGCGCTTCACGAAACCATCCGCGAAGAGATTCGTGTGATGTGTGATGCTTTCCCAGTGCCTGCCGGACGAGTCGCTACGGCTCAGCCGGTGGCCTAA
- a CDS encoding response regulator — MHRILIADDNEANRELLEAYLSNVDCETEISVDGVDTLEKVAKFKPDLVLLDVMMPKLSGFEVCKQLKDDPATKRVMVLMVTALSELGDIERAVQAGTDDFLSKPVNKIELLKRVDNMLKLKGTEDELERLRRYIEEMEKPN; from the coding sequence ATGCACCGTATTCTGATCGCTGACGACAATGAAGCCAACCGAGAACTTCTCGAGGCTTACTTATCGAATGTTGACTGCGAAACTGAAATTTCTGTCGACGGAGTCGATACGCTCGAAAAGGTTGCCAAGTTCAAGCCCGACTTGGTGCTGCTGGACGTGATGATGCCAAAGTTAAGTGGCTTTGAAGTCTGCAAGCAGCTTAAGGACGATCCCGCGACTAAACGCGTGATGGTGTTGATGGTGACAGCCCTTAGTGAGCTCGGCGACATCGAACGAGCTGTTCAGGCTGGCACCGATGACTTCCTTAGCAAGCCGGTCAACAAGATCGAGTTGCTCAAACGCGTCGACAACATGCTTAAGCTAAAAGGGACCGAAGATGAGCTGGAGCGATTGCGTCGTTACATCGAAGAGATGGAAAAGCCGAACTAG
- a CDS encoding hybrid sensor histidine kinase/response regulator, with translation MSKSPNATQATSQPRKLICVGDPGTLPADVELDNVIVVDTSIAVVHQLNEPSIDGVWIARDQFPQLSELRGIVQSGFMLRDMPEGVALLDADIRVLWANRRLETWANREEPLAGMNFYEVLSNPEIMGPDFCPFHTALATSEESNSTLHTADNRYFQVHAAPLIQPGQELRLIVTINDITEEILQQQKLAAIHQAGRELADLRPNEIFMMEVDERIDLLKENIRHYLSDLLNFEVIEIRLLEHATGNLVPLLSVGIDQDAADRQLYAHPQGNGVTGYVAASGRSYVCHDVENDPLFIPGMISSRSSITAPLILHDQVLGTINVESPDPNAFGDSDLQFLEIFARDVAFALNTLELLVAQKANTAQQSCDAIHSAVAMPIDAILNDAVNVMEGYIGHSPEVVARLQSILRNARDIKQTIQQVGQKMTPLEAVPAGVQPAQHKALRGKRILVVDADDQVREDAHRLLERYGCIVETAHRGEEAVLMVRGSSGVVNYDAIIADIRLPDFSGYQLMLRLGELMDHVPMILMTGFGYDPGHSIVKARQNGLHPKCVLFKPFRLDQLVDVVKTVLDVSEEAAKKTSNDSDDSESTNLTSQSEA, from the coding sequence GTGAGTAAATCTCCAAACGCAACGCAGGCAACGAGCCAACCACGCAAACTCATTTGCGTTGGGGACCCGGGGACACTCCCGGCCGACGTCGAGCTAGACAATGTGATTGTGGTCGATACTTCGATCGCCGTTGTTCACCAACTCAATGAACCCTCGATAGACGGGGTTTGGATCGCAAGGGACCAGTTCCCTCAATTAAGCGAGCTGCGAGGGATTGTCCAAAGTGGGTTCATGTTGCGAGACATGCCCGAAGGTGTCGCTCTGCTAGACGCCGATATACGTGTGCTGTGGGCCAACCGCCGACTCGAAACCTGGGCCAACCGCGAAGAACCGCTCGCGGGCATGAACTTTTACGAGGTGCTCTCGAACCCGGAAATCATGGGACCGGACTTCTGCCCATTCCATACCGCTCTTGCAACCAGCGAGGAAAGCAACAGCACGCTGCACACGGCCGACAACCGTTACTTCCAAGTTCATGCTGCACCGCTGATTCAACCCGGACAAGAGCTTCGGTTGATTGTCACAATCAACGACATCACCGAAGAAATTTTGCAGCAGCAAAAACTCGCCGCCATCCATCAAGCCGGACGTGAACTCGCTGACTTGCGGCCCAATGAGATCTTCATGATGGAGGTCGACGAACGGATCGACCTGCTGAAAGAGAACATCCGTCATTACCTAAGCGATTTGCTTAATTTCGAAGTCATTGAAATCCGCTTGCTTGAGCATGCCACCGGCAACCTAGTCCCGCTGCTTAGTGTTGGGATTGATCAAGACGCCGCCGATCGACAACTCTACGCTCACCCGCAAGGCAACGGGGTAACGGGTTACGTTGCGGCTAGCGGCCGCAGCTATGTTTGCCATGACGTCGAAAATGATCCGTTGTTCATTCCCGGCATGATCAGTTCCCGCAGTTCAATCACAGCACCGTTGATCCTGCATGATCAAGTGCTCGGAACAATCAACGTCGAAAGCCCTGACCCGAACGCGTTTGGCGATAGTGACCTTCAGTTTCTTGAAATCTTTGCGCGTGACGTTGCCTTTGCGCTGAACACGCTTGAACTATTGGTTGCTCAAAAAGCAAACACGGCACAACAAAGTTGCGATGCAATTCACAGCGCGGTTGCAATGCCGATCGACGCTATCCTTAACGATGCCGTCAACGTGATGGAAGGCTACATCGGCCATTCACCTGAAGTCGTTGCTAGGCTGCAAAGCATCTTGCGAAATGCTCGCGACATCAAGCAAACGATTCAGCAGGTCGGGCAAAAGATGACTCCGCTTGAAGCCGTTCCCGCCGGCGTTCAACCCGCTCAGCACAAGGCCCTTCGTGGCAAACGCATTCTAGTGGTGGATGCCGATGATCAAGTGCGTGAAGACGCCCACCGCTTGCTTGAACGATACGGATGCATCGTAGAAACCGCGCACAGAGGTGAAGAGGCCGTATTGATGGTTCGCGGCAGTTCAGGCGTGGTGAACTACGACGCCATCATCGCCGACATTCGCCTGCCCGACTTCAGCGGCTATCAATTGATGCTGCGTTTGGGCGAATTGATGGATCATGTTCCGATGATCTTGATGACCGGGTTTGGCTACGATCCAGGACATTCGATCGTGAAGGCTCGCCAAAACGGCTTGCATCCCAAATGCGTTCTTTTCAAACCATTCCGCTTGGACCAACTCGTCGACGTGGTCAAAACGGTGCTCGACGTTAGTGAAGAGGCTGCTAAGAAAACATCGAACGATAGCGATGATTCAGAATCCACCAACCTGACGTCGCAAAGCGAAGCCTAA
- a CDS encoding enoyl-CoA hydratase/isomerase family protein has protein sequence MQHVDVKVHGAIATIKLDRTQTRNALSQAAIEDLKTAFGDVHQEKRAKAVVLTAAGSEFCSGLDMKVMNDIASLPNHESMPEWFELWTGFAELIEQILRFPKPVIAGVDGSALGAGLALALAADVIVPSKTARFEATAVNRGLVGGITTALLAFRFGAAVAARMSLSGEAIDADEAYRLGMVEKPVDSTQIWVAASSLATRCSQGPREAIQATKRVLNEGVGELMLTHLAAGAADSATACTTESALEGIRAFCQKREPEWP, from the coding sequence ATGCAGCATGTTGATGTCAAAGTTCACGGTGCTATCGCCACCATCAAGTTGGACCGTACTCAAACCCGAAACGCGCTTAGCCAAGCCGCCATCGAAGATCTGAAGACAGCCTTTGGCGATGTCCATCAAGAAAAACGTGCGAAGGCGGTTGTGTTGACCGCTGCGGGTAGCGAGTTTTGCTCGGGGCTCGATATGAAAGTGATGAACGATATCGCGTCTCTACCGAACCACGAGTCGATGCCCGAGTGGTTCGAGTTGTGGACTGGCTTCGCCGAATTGATCGAGCAGATACTTCGTTTCCCCAAACCCGTCATCGCAGGCGTCGACGGATCTGCACTTGGTGCGGGCCTCGCGCTCGCATTGGCAGCCGATGTGATCGTTCCCTCCAAGACCGCTAGATTCGAGGCTACGGCGGTCAATCGAGGTTTGGTGGGAGGAATCACAACCGCGCTGTTGGCTTTTCGATTCGGGGCGGCTGTCGCAGCCCGCATGAGTCTCTCTGGCGAAGCGATTGATGCTGATGAAGCCTATCGGTTGGGGATGGTTGAGAAACCAGTCGATTCAACGCAGATTTGGGTGGCCGCGTCGAGTTTGGCGACTCGTTGTTCGCAGGGGCCTCGCGAAGCTATTCAGGCAACCAAACGAGTCCTGAACGAAGGAGTAGGAGAACTCATGCTGACGCATCTTGCAGCAGGTGCAGCAGACAGTGCGACAGCCTGCACTACCGAATCTGCGCTCGAAGGAATCCGTGCCTTTTGTCAGAAACGCGAGCCCGAATGGCCCTAG